From one Catenulispora sp. GP43 genomic stretch:
- a CDS encoding ArsR/SmtB family transcription factor, giving the protein MTVAAAFQALGEPRRLAILDLLREGEKSVGELSDRLGASQPAVSKHLRALREAGLVEVRPDAQHRYYRIRPEPLAEVDDWLAQYRWLWTRSLDRLEAHLEDRRKT; this is encoded by the coding sequence ATGACAGTCGCTGCAGCCTTCCAAGCCCTCGGCGAACCCCGCAGGCTGGCGATCCTGGACCTCCTGCGCGAAGGCGAGAAATCCGTCGGCGAGCTGTCCGACCGCCTGGGCGCGAGCCAACCCGCGGTGTCCAAGCACCTGCGCGCCCTGCGGGAAGCGGGCCTCGTCGAGGTGCGTCCCGACGCACAGCACCGCTACTACCGCATACGGCCCGAACCGCTGGCCGAGGTCGACGACTGGCTGGCGCAGTACCGGTGGCTGTGGACGCGGAGCCTGGACCGCCTGGAAGCACATCTGGAAGACCGGAGGAAGACATGA
- a CDS encoding Bax inhibitor-1 family protein: MYDTTMSRQGYGISTNTLFARTMGFVAATAALFALGAYTGRNLAHGAGFIAFIAAFAALIAMRFTAARSPQATVLLLGAFGLLMGIAMAPTLVFYATTDPKALWQAGAATALFVGALGSAGYATERDLSGVARASFWALVALLVFGVVAIFVRIPHASVIYSVAGLVIFAGFTLVDFQRLRRVQNIQSAPLLAASIFLDILNVFLFFLSLFGGNGRRN, encoded by the coding sequence GTGTACGACACGACAATGTCCCGCCAGGGCTACGGGATCTCGACGAACACCCTGTTCGCGCGCACCATGGGCTTCGTCGCCGCCACCGCGGCGCTGTTCGCGCTCGGCGCCTACACCGGCCGCAACCTGGCCCACGGCGCCGGCTTCATCGCGTTCATCGCCGCCTTCGCGGCCCTGATCGCGATGCGCTTCACCGCGGCCCGCTCGCCCCAGGCCACGGTGCTCCTGCTCGGCGCGTTCGGGTTGCTCATGGGCATCGCGATGGCGCCGACCCTGGTCTTCTACGCGACCACCGACCCGAAGGCCCTGTGGCAGGCCGGCGCCGCCACCGCGCTGTTCGTCGGCGCCCTGGGCTCGGCCGGCTACGCCACCGAGCGCGACCTGTCCGGGGTGGCCCGGGCGAGCTTCTGGGCCCTGGTGGCGCTGCTGGTCTTCGGCGTCGTGGCCATCTTCGTGCGCATCCCGCACGCCTCGGTGATCTACAGCGTGGCCGGCCTGGTGATCTTCGCCGGCTTCACCCTCGTGGACTTCCAGCGGCTGCGCCGGGTGCAGAACATCCAGTCGGCGCCGCTGCTGGCCGCGTCGATCTTCCTGGACATCCTGAACGTGTTCCTGTTCTTCCTCAGCCTGTTCGGCGGGAACGGACGACGCAACTGA
- a CDS encoding MFS transporter, with the protein MRRTAASSLLLRDPGFRRFYVGDVADQFGTSVTSVAVPLVAITTLHAGTFAVSLLSMAAWLPWLVIALPVGVWVDRTRHRPVMLASAAASGALLASVPLIGGGVGYLLAVTLLVGAASVFYQTAYRAYLPTLIASEDLAEGNAKLQGSASAAQIVGNGGGGLLTQALGGLDVMLVNASTFVVSVLCLTSIRAEEKRPRPVERVMRREIAEGLRLVARDRWIRTLTVFGGVSNLALMAYQSILPVFLVRDVGFGAGTVGLLVAAASTGGVFGAFLVRRVAARIGTARATLLFEVGFALPAVLIAATAKGIGTLCYLVGAFSVSAGVVAGNVIKAGFVQAYCPPGLLGRVNASASFINYGTLPLGALLGGVLGALAGVPTAMWITTAGVPAAGLVLLISPLRPVRDLPPATAPHPLHGAEPAVSASV; encoded by the coding sequence ATGAGGCGGACCGCCGCTTCCAGCCTGCTGCTCCGCGACCCCGGCTTCCGCCGTTTCTACGTCGGCGACGTCGCCGACCAGTTCGGCACCTCCGTGACGAGCGTGGCCGTGCCGCTGGTGGCCATCACGACGCTGCACGCCGGGACCTTCGCGGTCAGCCTGCTCAGCATGGCCGCCTGGCTGCCGTGGCTGGTGATCGCGCTGCCGGTCGGGGTGTGGGTGGACCGGACGCGGCACCGTCCGGTGATGCTGGCCTCGGCGGCGGCGTCCGGGGCCCTGCTCGCGAGCGTCCCGCTCATCGGCGGCGGCGTCGGGTACCTGCTCGCCGTGACGCTGCTGGTCGGCGCGGCCTCCGTGTTCTACCAGACCGCCTACCGCGCCTACCTCCCGACACTGATCGCGTCCGAGGACCTGGCCGAGGGCAACGCCAAGCTGCAGGGCAGCGCGTCGGCGGCGCAGATCGTCGGGAACGGCGGCGGCGGGCTGCTGACGCAGGCGCTCGGCGGGCTCGACGTCATGCTGGTCAACGCCTCGACGTTCGTCGTGTCAGTGCTCTGTCTGACATCGATCCGGGCCGAGGAGAAGCGGCCGCGGCCGGTGGAGCGCGTGATGCGGCGCGAGATCGCCGAAGGCCTGCGGCTGGTCGCGCGGGACCGGTGGATCAGGACCCTCACGGTGTTCGGCGGCGTCTCGAACCTGGCCTTGATGGCCTATCAGTCGATCCTGCCGGTGTTCCTGGTCCGCGACGTCGGGTTCGGCGCGGGGACGGTCGGCCTGTTGGTGGCCGCGGCGAGCACCGGCGGGGTTTTCGGGGCGTTCCTGGTCCGGCGGGTCGCCGCACGGATCGGCACGGCGCGCGCGACGCTGCTGTTCGAGGTCGGGTTCGCGCTGCCCGCGGTGCTGATCGCGGCGACGGCCAAGGGGATCGGGACTCTGTGCTATCTGGTCGGGGCGTTCAGCGTCTCGGCAGGTGTGGTCGCGGGCAACGTCATCAAGGCCGGCTTCGTGCAGGCGTACTGCCCGCCGGGGTTGTTGGGGCGCGTCAACGCCAGCGCCTCGTTCATCAACTACGGGACGCTCCCGCTCGGTGCTCTGCTCGGCGGCGTACTCGGCGCGTTGGCCGGCGTGCCCACCGCGATGTGGATCACGACCGCCGGGGTGCCGGCCGCGGGACTGGTCCTGCTGATCTCGCCCCTGCGGCCGGTCCGGGATCTGCCGCCGGCCACGGCTCCACATCCCCTACATGGAGCCGAACCGGCGGTCAGCGCGTCGGTCTGA
- a CDS encoding nitroreductase family protein, translating to MEFQDVIRKRKMVRAFTTEPIAPEVSERLLRAANRAPSAGFSQGYAMLVLESAEDRSAFWEAMDPEGEYEGTPLRNAQMIVIPCSNKDIYLDRYARPDKGWSDRDEARWPVPFWHIDTGMLTMLLLLAVVEEGLGALYFGIPPTSIGNVRAEFGIPAEFTPIGAVAIGHPDEDRDARQKTSRKTIKRRTVEDITHRGRWQAQTEAQTDKD from the coding sequence ATGGAATTCCAGGATGTGATCCGCAAGCGGAAGATGGTCCGGGCCTTCACGACCGAGCCCATCGCCCCGGAGGTGAGCGAGCGCCTGCTGCGCGCCGCCAACCGGGCGCCGTCCGCCGGGTTCTCGCAGGGGTACGCGATGCTCGTGCTGGAGTCGGCCGAGGACCGCTCCGCCTTCTGGGAGGCGATGGATCCCGAGGGCGAGTACGAGGGCACGCCGCTGCGCAACGCGCAGATGATCGTGATCCCCTGCTCCAACAAGGACATCTACCTCGACCGCTATGCCCGGCCCGACAAGGGCTGGTCCGACCGGGACGAGGCCCGCTGGCCGGTGCCGTTCTGGCACATCGACACCGGCATGCTGACGATGCTGCTGCTGCTCGCGGTGGTCGAGGAGGGACTCGGGGCGCTGTACTTCGGGATCCCCCCGACCTCGATCGGCAACGTGCGCGCGGAGTTCGGGATCCCGGCGGAGTTCACGCCGATCGGCGCGGTCGCGATCGGGCACCCGGACGAGGACCGGGACGCCCGGCAGAAGACGTCGCGCAAGACGATCAAGCGGCGGACGGTCGAGGACATCACGCATCGCGGACGCTGGCAGGCCCAGACCGAGGCCCAGACCGACAAGGACTGA
- a CDS encoding ArsR/SmtB family transcription factor, which translates to MPAKPIRRMDVRSLRALAHPLRMDILDTLKADGPATSTTLAGRLGESTGTLSWHLRLLAEHGFIEEDVERGTKRERWWRAVDERQVLEPSDMPGERALGIYLGAIVRQCFDRTERFLAEDWSPEWQSAATLSDWQDLRLTPEQLAALNADLLALVDRYAGAPQDPDGSPVSVQIQSFPRK; encoded by the coding sequence ATGCCTGCCAAGCCGATCCGCCGCATGGACGTCCGATCCCTACGTGCTCTCGCGCATCCGCTCCGCATGGACATCCTGGACACGCTCAAGGCCGACGGCCCCGCGACCTCGACCACGCTCGCCGGCCGCCTCGGCGAGAGCACCGGGACGCTCAGCTGGCACCTGCGCCTGCTGGCCGAGCACGGCTTCATCGAGGAGGACGTCGAGCGCGGCACGAAGCGCGAGCGGTGGTGGCGGGCCGTGGACGAGCGCCAGGTGCTCGAGCCGTCGGACATGCCGGGGGAGCGCGCGCTCGGCATCTACCTCGGCGCCATCGTGCGGCAGTGCTTCGACCGGACCGAACGGTTCCTGGCCGAGGACTGGAGCCCGGAATGGCAGAGCGCTGCCACGCTCTCGGACTGGCAGGACCTCAGGCTGACGCCCGAACAGCTCGCCGCCCTCAACGCGGATCTGCTGGCGCTCGTCGACCGGTACGCCGGTGCGCCGCAGGACCCCGACGGCTCGCCGGTGTCGGTGCAGATCCAGTCGTTCCCGCGGAAATGA
- a CDS encoding SRPBCC domain-containing protein, with translation MSEATLTTGGTQGAAIRLERALPDPPTVVWRALTEREQLKAWFPCDVIVDGGRWEPGAGLSFVFGAEADGLIMKGEVLEAREPESLAFTWGEETLRFTLSPQGTGTLLVLVDELRPGIAARNAAGWEGCLELLAGGTRDKDTWRPLFERYTALFSPTLGEQEGPPAGME, from the coding sequence ATGAGCGAAGCGACGTTGACGACCGGCGGGACGCAGGGTGCCGCGATCCGGCTGGAGCGCGCGCTGCCCGATCCGCCGACCGTCGTGTGGCGGGCGCTGACCGAGCGCGAGCAGCTCAAGGCGTGGTTCCCGTGCGATGTGATAGTCGACGGCGGGCGCTGGGAGCCCGGTGCCGGCCTCAGCTTCGTGTTCGGGGCCGAGGCGGACGGGCTGATCATGAAGGGCGAGGTGCTGGAGGCACGCGAGCCGGAATCGCTGGCCTTCACCTGGGGCGAGGAGACGCTGCGCTTCACCCTGAGCCCGCAAGGCACCGGCACCCTGCTGGTGCTGGTCGACGAACTGCGCCCGGGCATCGCCGCGCGCAACGCCGCGGGCTGGGAAGGGTGCCTGGAGCTGCTGGCCGGCGGCACCCGGGACAAGGACACCTGGCGGCCACTGTTCGAGCGCTACACCGCCTTGTTCTCGCCGACGCTCGGCGAGCAGGAGGGTCCGCCCGCGGGGATGGAGTGA
- a CDS encoding inositol monophosphatase, with the protein MISFAELTEVENIIRSVNEKAVLPRFRSLNDSDVAMKGPMDPVTVADREAEDLLREHLTTFLPGSVVVGEEAVSEDASVLDALTGSAPVWIVDPIDGTRNFIAGSGRFSTLVALSVGGVLLASWSYAPVLGRIGTALAGHGARVDGRPARVAPAADPAAPTLPITTSHPVWWPAGYGRGVDAMRAADLDVRYFDACGIEYLDLATGSRSGMVITWEYCWDHAAGLLLVAEAGGHVAALDGSPVRLEGGNVLPFIASAQARTTDRIRQIITESAAGPAAV; encoded by the coding sequence GTGATTTCCTTCGCGGAGCTGACCGAAGTCGAAAACATCATCCGTTCCGTCAACGAGAAAGCGGTCCTGCCGCGCTTCCGGAGCCTGAACGACTCCGACGTCGCCATGAAGGGCCCGATGGACCCGGTCACGGTCGCCGACCGCGAGGCCGAGGACCTGCTGCGCGAGCACCTCACCACGTTCCTCCCCGGCTCGGTCGTCGTCGGCGAGGAGGCGGTGTCCGAGGACGCCTCGGTCCTGGACGCCCTCACCGGCAGCGCACCGGTGTGGATCGTCGATCCCATCGACGGCACCCGCAACTTCATCGCCGGCTCCGGCCGCTTCTCCACGCTGGTGGCACTGTCCGTGGGCGGCGTGCTCCTCGCGTCCTGGTCCTACGCACCGGTGCTGGGACGCATCGGCACGGCCCTGGCCGGCCACGGCGCCCGCGTGGACGGCCGGCCGGCCCGCGTGGCCCCGGCCGCCGACCCCGCCGCCCCGACACTGCCGATCACCACCAGCCACCCGGTCTGGTGGCCCGCCGGCTACGGCCGCGGCGTGGACGCGATGCGCGCGGCGGACCTGGACGTCCGCTACTTCGACGCGTGCGGCATCGAATACCTCGACCTGGCCACCGGATCGCGCTCGGGGATGGTGATCACCTGGGAGTACTGCTGGGACCACGCCGCCGGCCTGCTCCTGGTCGCCGAGGCCGGCGGCCATGTCGCCGCGCTGGACGGCTCGCCGGTGCGGCTGGAGGGCGGCAACGTGCTGCCGTTCATCGCCTCGGCGCAGGCGCGGACGACGGATCGGATCCGGCAGATCATCACGGAGTCGGCGGCGGGGCCGGCTGCCGTGTGA
- a CDS encoding class II fumarate hydratase, translating to MTNSEPETPPAILDLPVGLDVAGTRRETDAMGAVEVPADKYWGAQTQRSLEHFTVGDDHMPQGIHHAYGYVKMAAALVNGQAGRLPRWMADLIARVAAEVIAGDLDEHFPLYVWQTGSGTQTNMNVNEVISNRAIQLAGGTLGSKSPVHPNDHVNLAQSSNDSFPTATHVAAVLALQNHVLPELRNLHAALDDKAQQWADVPKTGRTHLQDAVPLTVGQEWSGYAAQIAAATDRLESALPGLYELAAGGTAVGTGLNAPPGFAERFAAELAELTGQPFVTAPNKFAALAGAEAMVAASAGLRGVAVPLLKIANDIRFLGSGPRNGLGELRLPENEPGSSIMPGKVNPTQCEATMMVCLKVMADDSALATAAGMGNFELNTMRPLIASSFLHSARILTDASRNLRVFCIEGTELDRERIDHDLGRSLMLVTALTPEIGYDRAAQIAHTADAEGTTLREAAIASGWLTAEQFDAIVDPKAMTGQGRRGEG from the coding sequence ATGACGAACTCGGAGCCGGAGACACCTCCTGCGATCCTCGACCTCCCCGTCGGCCTGGACGTGGCCGGGACCAGGCGCGAGACCGACGCCATGGGGGCCGTCGAGGTTCCGGCGGACAAGTACTGGGGCGCCCAGACGCAGCGCTCGCTGGAGCATTTCACGGTCGGCGACGACCACATGCCCCAGGGCATCCACCACGCCTACGGCTACGTCAAGATGGCCGCCGCACTGGTCAACGGCCAGGCCGGCCGGCTGCCGCGCTGGATGGCCGACCTGATCGCCCGGGTCGCCGCCGAGGTCATCGCCGGCGACCTCGACGAGCACTTCCCGCTGTACGTCTGGCAGACCGGCTCGGGCACGCAGACCAACATGAACGTCAACGAGGTCATCAGCAACCGCGCGATCCAACTGGCCGGCGGCACACTCGGCAGCAAGTCGCCGGTCCACCCCAACGACCACGTCAACCTCGCGCAGTCCTCGAACGACAGCTTCCCGACGGCGACCCACGTCGCCGCCGTGCTGGCGTTGCAGAACCATGTGCTGCCCGAGCTGCGGAACCTGCACGCGGCGCTCGACGACAAGGCCCAGCAGTGGGCCGACGTTCCCAAGACCGGCCGCACCCACCTGCAGGACGCCGTCCCGCTCACGGTCGGCCAGGAGTGGTCCGGCTACGCCGCCCAGATCGCCGCCGCGACCGACCGCCTGGAATCGGCGCTGCCGGGCCTGTACGAACTGGCCGCCGGCGGCACCGCGGTCGGCACCGGCCTGAACGCCCCGCCCGGATTCGCCGAACGCTTCGCCGCCGAACTCGCCGAGCTCACCGGCCAGCCCTTCGTCACCGCGCCCAACAAGTTCGCCGCCCTGGCCGGCGCCGAGGCGATGGTCGCGGCCTCGGCGGGGCTGCGCGGTGTCGCGGTACCGCTGCTGAAGATCGCCAACGACATCCGCTTCCTCGGCTCCGGCCCGCGCAACGGCCTGGGCGAACTGCGGCTGCCCGAGAACGAGCCGGGCAGCTCGATCATGCCCGGCAAGGTCAACCCGACGCAGTGCGAGGCCACGATGATGGTCTGCCTGAAGGTGATGGCCGACGACAGCGCCCTGGCCACCGCCGCCGGCATGGGCAACTTCGAGCTCAACACCATGAGGCCCCTGATCGCCTCCTCGTTCCTGCACTCCGCGCGCATCCTCACCGACGCGTCCCGCAACCTGCGCGTGTTCTGCATCGAGGGGACCGAACTCGACCGCGAGCGCATCGACCACGACCTGGGCCGCTCCCTGATGCTGGTGACCGCCCTGACTCCCGAGATCGGCTACGACCGGGCCGCGCAGATCGCGCACACCGCCGACGCCGAGGGCACGACGCTGCGCGAGGCGGCGATCGCCAGCGGGTGGCTCACCGCGGAGCAGTTCGACGCGATCGTGGACCCGAAGGCGATGACGGGCCAGGGACGGCGGGGCGAGGGGTAG
- a CDS encoding phospholipase D-like domain-containing protein, giving the protein MLSSAIRRFGLGVVATATAASGALLAPAAHAAGTYSLLILPDHGENAIYSFINTATKSIDVTMYELRDTTITTALVNKQKAGVKVRVILDGKQTSVNSAAYSALQAGGVSVVYSSSAFTYTHQKTITVDGATSWISTGNLDSTYYATSRDYSVFDTDQNDVAAVEQVFGADFTDTSITPSDGDNLVWSPTDSQTHLLALINGATKTLDVQEEEFGDTALINAIVAAAQRGVTVRAVLENTGGKYNSEISQVEAAGVKVTQYTSQTGFYVHAKAIVADYGTASAKVFQGSENFSDNSLNANRELGLIISDSGVLTGIENTFTADFNQTPSNGGGSTSTVTVSNPGNQTGTVGTAASVQVSAADSASGQTLAYTATGLPAGLSINGSTGAISGTPTTAGTNSVTVTATDGTGASGSTTFTWTVNAAGGGSGCAGGQLLGDPGFEDGASDTSWTASSSGIINDDTTDEPAHSGSWDAWLGGTAGTTDTTDTLSQTVAIPSGCTTYSFSFYLHTDTAETSTTRAYDKLTLQVLDGSGNALSTLKTVTNLNATSGYAQQTYSLASYAGKTVTLKFTGTNDYEDPTSWVIDDAALNVG; this is encoded by the coding sequence ATGCTCAGCTCTGCCATACGCCGCTTCGGACTCGGCGTGGTCGCCACCGCGACCGCCGCGTCCGGCGCGCTGCTGGCGCCGGCCGCCCACGCCGCCGGCACCTACAGCCTGTTGATCCTGCCCGACCACGGCGAGAACGCGATCTACAGCTTCATCAACACCGCGACCAAGAGCATCGACGTCACGATGTACGAGTTGCGCGACACGACCATCACCACGGCCCTGGTGAACAAGCAGAAGGCGGGCGTCAAGGTCCGGGTGATCCTGGACGGCAAGCAGACCTCGGTGAACAGCGCGGCCTACAGCGCGCTGCAGGCCGGCGGCGTGAGCGTCGTGTACAGCTCCTCGGCGTTCACCTACACGCACCAGAAGACCATCACCGTCGACGGCGCGACGTCCTGGATCAGCACCGGCAACCTGGACAGCACCTACTACGCGACCTCGCGCGACTACTCGGTCTTCGACACCGACCAGAACGACGTGGCCGCCGTGGAGCAGGTGTTCGGCGCCGACTTCACCGACACCTCGATCACCCCGAGCGACGGCGACAACCTGGTCTGGTCGCCGACCGACTCGCAGACCCACCTGCTGGCCCTGATCAACGGCGCCACCAAGACCCTGGACGTCCAGGAGGAGGAGTTCGGCGACACCGCGCTGATCAACGCGATCGTGGCGGCCGCGCAGCGCGGGGTGACGGTGCGCGCCGTGCTGGAGAACACCGGCGGCAAGTACAACAGCGAGATCAGCCAGGTCGAGGCGGCCGGAGTCAAGGTGACGCAGTACACCTCGCAGACCGGTTTCTACGTGCACGCCAAGGCGATCGTCGCCGACTACGGCACGGCGAGCGCGAAGGTGTTCCAGGGCTCTGAGAACTTCTCGGACAACTCGCTGAACGCCAACCGCGAACTCGGCCTGATCATCTCCGACTCCGGGGTCCTGACCGGGATCGAGAACACCTTCACCGCCGACTTCAACCAGACGCCGAGCAACGGCGGCGGCAGCACTTCCACCGTGACGGTCAGCAACCCGGGCAACCAGACCGGCACCGTCGGCACCGCGGCCTCCGTGCAGGTCTCGGCCGCCGACTCTGCGTCCGGCCAGACCCTGGCCTACACCGCCACCGGTCTGCCGGCCGGCCTGTCCATCAACGGCTCGACCGGCGCCATCTCGGGCACCCCGACCACCGCGGGCACCAACTCCGTGACGGTCACCGCCACCGACGGCACCGGCGCGTCCGGCAGCACCACCTTCACCTGGACGGTCAACGCGGCCGGCGGCGGCAGCGGCTGCGCCGGCGGCCAGCTGCTGGGCGACCCCGGCTTCGAGGACGGCGCGAGCGACACCTCCTGGACCGCCTCCTCCAGCGGCATCATCAACGACGACACGACCGACGAGCCGGCCCACTCCGGTTCGTGGGACGCCTGGCTCGGCGGCACCGCCGGCACCACCGACACCACCGACACGCTGTCCCAGACCGTCGCGATCCCCAGCGGCTGCACGACCTACTCGTTCAGCTTCTACCTGCACACGGACACGGCCGAGACCAGCACCACCAGGGCCTACGACAAGCTGACGCTGCAAGTTCTGGACGGCTCCGGCAACGCCCTGAGCACGCTGAAGACCGTCACGAACCTGAACGCCACCAGCGGCTACGCCCAGCAGACCTACTCGCTGGCCTCGTACGCCGGCAAGACCGTCACGCTGAAGTTCACCGGCACCAACGACTACGAGGACCCGACCTCGTGGGTCATCGACGACGCCGCGTTGAACGTCGGCTGA
- a CDS encoding NAD(P)H-binding protein: protein MILITGATGNVGRVVVERLADEGQPVRALSRRPERAQWPAGVETVAADLADVASVRPALDGVESVFLFPAPEVGAELVAAFEAAGVRHVVLLSSGAVDDGVEAQDGPIATRHHELEQLLRASGMSWTFLRPDTFAGNILPWSYQTKHGDEVRGAYAEAAAPVIHEADIADAVVAALTSEGHAGKAYHLTGPELLTHADQARVIGEVLGRPIRYVEIDVEQVRQQMGAYVPAPILADILKFWAQSLERPHAVSEDVETLTGHKARDFRSWVEANTEAF from the coding sequence ATGATCCTGATCACTGGTGCCACCGGTAACGTCGGCCGCGTCGTCGTGGAGCGCCTGGCCGACGAGGGGCAGCCGGTGCGGGCGCTGAGCCGCCGGCCGGAGCGGGCGCAGTGGCCGGCCGGGGTCGAGACGGTGGCCGCGGACCTGGCCGACGTGGCGTCCGTGCGGCCGGCGCTCGACGGTGTCGAGTCGGTGTTCCTGTTCCCCGCGCCGGAGGTCGGCGCGGAGCTGGTCGCGGCCTTCGAAGCCGCCGGCGTGCGGCACGTGGTCCTGCTGTCCTCCGGCGCGGTCGACGACGGCGTCGAGGCGCAGGACGGCCCGATCGCCACCCGGCACCACGAGCTCGAGCAGCTGCTCCGCGCCTCCGGGATGAGCTGGACGTTCCTGCGGCCGGACACCTTCGCCGGCAACATCCTGCCGTGGAGCTACCAGACCAAGCACGGCGACGAGGTCCGCGGCGCCTACGCCGAGGCCGCGGCCCCGGTGATCCACGAGGCGGACATCGCCGATGCCGTGGTGGCCGCGCTGACCTCCGAGGGCCACGCCGGCAAGGCGTACCACCTCACCGGTCCGGAGCTGCTCACGCACGCCGATCAGGCCCGCGTCATCGGCGAGGTGCTCGGCCGCCCGATCCGGTATGTGGAGATCGACGTCGAGCAGGTGCGCCAGCAGATGGGCGCCTACGTCCCGGCCCCGATCCTGGCCGACATCCTCAAGTTCTGGGCGCAGTCCCTGGAGCGCCCGCACGCGGTGAGCGAGGACGTCGAGACGCTGACCGGACACAAGGCGCGGGACTTCCGCAGCTGGGTCGAGGCGAACACCGAGGCGTTCTGA
- a CDS encoding helix-turn-helix transcriptional regulator — MLQTSARLLRLLSLLQSRPDWQGTELADRLDVTTRTVRRDIDRLRDLGYPVDSTPGIAGGYRLGVGAALPPLLLDDDEAVAVAVGLRGAAAGWVTGIEESSLRALSKIEQILPSRLRHRVSGLQSAIMLLPGDCPVVDADVLTALASACRAHEGVRFGYRDSTRRVEPYRLVRAGRNWYLLAYDLDRADWRTFRVDRVGRPIQPGARFTPRPEPAGDTATYVSDSLTRAPYQYQATILFHAPLADVAQTTSPTAGRLEARDENSCLYHTGAEALDSIAIYIALKGFDFEVLDPPELKDFVAELGARLTRSAATPAATPRPAVPGPSSPSGPRSRRTAPR; from the coding sequence ATGCTTCAGACCTCGGCCCGGCTGTTGCGTCTGCTGTCCCTGCTCCAGTCACGCCCCGACTGGCAGGGCACCGAACTCGCCGACCGCCTGGACGTCACCACCCGCACGGTCCGCCGCGACATCGACCGGCTGCGCGACCTCGGATATCCCGTGGACTCCACCCCGGGCATAGCCGGCGGCTACCGTCTCGGCGTCGGCGCGGCCCTTCCCCCGCTGCTGCTGGACGACGACGAGGCGGTGGCCGTGGCGGTCGGCCTGCGCGGCGCGGCGGCGGGCTGGGTGACCGGGATCGAGGAGAGCTCGCTGCGGGCGCTGAGCAAGATCGAGCAGATCCTGCCCTCGCGGCTGCGCCACCGGGTCAGCGGTCTGCAGTCCGCGATCATGCTGCTGCCCGGCGACTGCCCGGTCGTCGACGCCGACGTGCTCACCGCCCTGGCCTCGGCCTGCCGGGCCCACGAGGGCGTCCGCTTCGGCTACCGGGACAGCACACGGCGCGTCGAGCCCTACCGCCTGGTCCGCGCGGGGCGGAACTGGTACCTGCTCGCGTACGACCTGGACCGGGCCGACTGGCGCACCTTCCGCGTGGACCGCGTCGGGCGCCCGATCCAGCCCGGCGCCCGGTTCACCCCGCGTCCGGAGCCCGCCGGGGACACGGCGACGTACGTCTCCGACTCGCTGACCCGCGCGCCGTACCAGTACCAGGCCACGATCTTGTTCCACGCACCGCTGGCGGACGTCGCCCAGACCACCAGCCCGACCGCCGGCCGCCTCGAAGCGCGCGACGAGAACTCGTGCCTGTACCACACCGGCGCCGAAGCCCTCGACAGCATCGCGATCTACATCGCGCTCAAGGGGTTCGACTTCGAGGTGTTGGATCCGCCGGAGCTGAAGGATTTCGTGGCCGAACTCGGTGCGCGGCTCACGCGGTCCGCCGCTACCCCCGCCGCTACCCCTCGCCCCGCCGTCCCTGGCCCGTCATCGCCTTCGGGTCCACGATCGCGTCGAACTGCTCCGCGGTGA